The following coding sequences lie in one Mycobacterium gordonae genomic window:
- a CDS encoding Ppx/GppA phosphatase family protein: MALTRLAAIDCGTNSIRLLIADVEGQLLRDVHREMRIVRLGQGVDATGEFAPEAIARTRAALVDYAGLLRLHDVERVRMVATSATRDAANRDVFFAMTADVLGEVIPGSVAEVITGDEEAALSFRGAVRELDEAGGPFVVVDLGGGSTEIVLGNSADAIVAGYSADIGCVRLTERCLHSDPPSSEEVAAARDVVRARLDVAWREVPVAGARTWVGLAGTMTTLSALAHGLTRYDAAAIHLSRVPLDDLVAVCDGLIWMTRAERAALGPMHEGRVDVIGGGAIVVQELARELRSRAGISELIVSEHDILDGIVLSIA; encoded by the coding sequence ATGGCTTTGACGCGACTCGCCGCTATCGACTGCGGTACCAACTCGATCCGGTTGCTGATCGCCGACGTCGAGGGTCAACTGCTTCGCGATGTACACCGGGAGATGCGCATCGTCCGGTTGGGTCAGGGCGTGGATGCGACAGGTGAGTTCGCCCCCGAGGCGATCGCCCGAACGCGTGCGGCGCTGGTTGACTATGCGGGACTTCTTCGCCTGCATGATGTCGAGCGGGTGCGAATGGTGGCCACCTCGGCGACACGGGACGCGGCCAATCGCGACGTCTTCTTCGCGATGACAGCCGACGTGCTGGGCGAGGTGATTCCTGGTTCCGTTGCCGAGGTGATCACCGGTGACGAGGAGGCTGCGCTGTCTTTTCGTGGTGCGGTCCGCGAGCTGGACGAAGCGGGTGGGCCGTTCGTCGTGGTCGACCTGGGGGGTGGGTCTACGGAGATTGTGCTGGGTAATTCCGCCGACGCGATCGTGGCGGGTTACTCGGCCGACATCGGTTGTGTGCGCTTGACGGAGCGGTGTCTGCATTCGGATCCGCCTTCATCGGAGGAAGTGGCGGCCGCGCGCGACGTGGTGCGTGCGCGGCTCGACGTCGCCTGGCGCGAGGTGCCGGTTGCTGGGGCCAGGACCTGGGTCGGGCTGGCGGGGACGATGACGACATTGTCGGCGCTGGCGCACGGATTGACCCGCTATGACGCTGCGGCGATTCATCTTTCGCGGGTGCCGCTTGACGATCTGGTGGCGGTGTGCGACGGACTGATCTGGATGACCCGGGCGGAGCGGGCCGCGCTGGGTCCGATGCATGAGGGCCGCGTCGACGTCATCGGTGGTGGAGCGATCGTGGTGCAGGAATTGGCACGTGAATTGCGTTCGCGGGCAGGAATTTCCGAGTTGATCGTCAGTGAGCACGACATCCTGGACGGGATCGTGTTGTCGATCGCCTAG
- a CDS encoding DUF501 domain-containing protein — MVDPADQEAVARQLGREPRGVLEIAYRCLDGEPGVVKTAPKLPDGTPFPTLYYLTHPLLTAAASRLETTGLMRDMTERLRCDPDLAAAYRRAHESYLAERDAIEPLGTTFSGGGMPDRVKCLHVLIAHSLAKGRGVNPFGDEALALLAAESGAAAALIGRQWL, encoded by the coding sequence GTGGTTGATCCCGCCGACCAGGAGGCCGTGGCGCGCCAGCTGGGTCGCGAGCCTCGTGGTGTGCTCGAAATCGCCTACCGATGCTTGGACGGTGAACCGGGGGTGGTGAAGACCGCGCCGAAACTTCCTGACGGGACACCGTTTCCGACGCTGTACTATCTGACGCACCCGCTACTCACGGCCGCGGCGAGCCGGCTGGAGACGACCGGTCTGATGCGCGACATGACCGAAAGGTTGCGCTGTGATCCGGATTTGGCCGCCGCGTATCGTCGGGCACATGAGTCTTATCTTGCCGAGCGGGACGCTATCGAACCGTTGGGTACCACATTCTCGGGCGGCGGCATGCCGGACCGGGTCAAGTGCCTGCACGTGCTGATTGCGCATTCACTGGCCAAGGGTCGGGGGGTGAATCCGTTCGGTGACGAGGCGCTGGCGCTGCTGGCCGCGGAGTCCGGCGCGGCAGCTGCTCTGATTGGGAGGCAATGGCTTTGA
- a CDS encoding FtsB family cell division protein, translating into MSPKPDPKRRSPASRPGKPGDSARARRSAGPAKPFAKPVSKPAQKAPDATRSTGSLHEHVVDPIKRSFTESVEQRSDQRLGFTARRAAILAAVVCVLTLTIAGPVRTYFAQRTEMAQLTATEAALRRQIAELEQRKGQLADPAYVAAQARERLGFVKPGDIPFQVQLPPGAVAAPQPGAEVGGAAKNEPWYTSLWHTIADAPHLPPGAGPAPEQAQPNPPSPGG; encoded by the coding sequence TTGTCTCCCAAGCCCGATCCGAAACGGCGATCCCCGGCCTCCCGGCCGGGGAAGCCGGGTGATTCGGCTCGGGCGCGTCGCTCCGCCGGGCCGGCGAAGCCGTTCGCAAAGCCTGTGTCCAAGCCCGCACAGAAGGCTCCCGACGCAACCCGGTCCACCGGCTCGTTACACGAGCATGTTGTGGATCCCATCAAGCGGTCTTTCACCGAATCCGTTGAACAGCGGTCGGATCAGCGGCTGGGGTTCACCGCTCGGCGTGCCGCGATCCTCGCCGCGGTGGTCTGTGTGCTTACGCTGACGATCGCCGGGCCGGTGCGCACGTATTTTGCGCAGCGCACCGAGATGGCCCAATTGACCGCGACCGAGGCCGCGCTGCGCCGCCAGATCGCCGAGTTGGAGCAGCGCAAGGGTCAGCTGGCTGACCCGGCTTACGTCGCGGCGCAGGCGCGCGAACGTCTCGGATTCGTCAAGCCCGGAGACATTCCGTTCCAGGTCCAGCTTCCGCCCGGGGCGGTGGCGGCTCCACAGCCCGGTGCGGAGGTGGGTGGTGCGGCCAAGAACGAGCCTTGGTATACGTCCTTGTGGCACACGATCGCCGACGCGCCGCACCTGCCACCCGGGGCCGGCCCGGCGCCCGAGCAGGCCCAACCCAACCCGCCGTCCCCCGGTGGTTGA
- the eno gene encoding phosphopyruvate hydratase, whose amino-acid sequence MPIIEQVGAREILDSRGNPTVEVEVALIDGTFARAAVPSGASTGEHEAVELRDGGDRYGGKGVKKAVQAVLDEIGPAVIGLNADDQRLVDQALVDLDGTPDKSRLGANAILGISLAVAKAAADSAALPLFRYLGGPNAHILPVPMMNIVNGGAHADTGVDVQEFMVAPIGAPSFSESLRWGAEVYHALKSVLKKEGLSTGLGDEGGFAPDVAGTTAALDLISRAIESAGFKLGVDVALALDVAATEFYTAGTGYSFEGSTRTADEMTEFYAGLLNAYPLVSIEDPLSEDDWDGWAALTAGIGDRVQIVGDDLFVTNPERLEEGIERGVANALLVKVNQIGTLTETLDAVALAHHSGYRTMMSHRSGETEDTTIADLAVAVGSGQIKTGAPARSERVAKYNQLLRIEEALGDAARYAGDLAFPRYAVDPK is encoded by the coding sequence GTGCCGATTATCGAGCAGGTCGGAGCCCGCGAGATCCTTGACTCCCGCGGCAACCCGACCGTCGAGGTCGAGGTCGCGCTGATCGACGGAACATTTGCCCGCGCCGCGGTGCCGTCGGGCGCATCGACCGGCGAGCACGAGGCGGTTGAGCTGCGCGACGGCGGTGACCGGTATGGCGGCAAAGGCGTGAAGAAGGCCGTTCAGGCGGTGCTGGACGAGATCGGACCGGCAGTCATCGGGCTCAACGCCGACGACCAGCGGCTGGTCGACCAGGCGCTGGTCGACCTCGATGGCACGCCGGACAAGTCGCGCCTGGGGGCCAACGCGATTCTCGGCATCTCCCTGGCGGTTGCCAAGGCGGCGGCGGATAGCGCCGCTCTGCCGCTGTTTCGGTACCTGGGCGGACCGAACGCCCACATTCTGCCGGTGCCCATGATGAATATCGTCAACGGTGGCGCGCACGCCGATACCGGTGTCGACGTCCAGGAATTCATGGTGGCTCCGATCGGCGCCCCGAGCTTCAGCGAGTCGTTGCGCTGGGGGGCTGAGGTGTATCACGCGCTGAAGTCGGTGCTGAAGAAGGAAGGGCTGTCCACCGGCTTGGGTGACGAGGGTGGCTTCGCGCCGGACGTGGCCGGCACCACCGCGGCGCTCGATCTGATCAGCCGGGCCATCGAGTCGGCCGGCTTCAAGCTCGGTGTGGACGTCGCCCTGGCGCTCGACGTCGCGGCCACCGAGTTCTACACCGCGGGCACCGGATACAGCTTCGAGGGCTCGACCCGCACCGCCGACGAGATGACGGAGTTCTACGCCGGCCTGCTCAACGCCTACCCGCTGGTGTCCATCGAAGACCCGCTGTCCGAAGACGATTGGGACGGCTGGGCCGCTCTCACGGCCGGCATCGGTGACCGGGTGCAGATCGTCGGAGACGACCTGTTCGTCACCAATCCCGAGCGGCTCGAAGAGGGGATCGAGCGAGGCGTGGCAAATGCATTGCTGGTCAAGGTGAATCAGATCGGCACGCTGACCGAGACGCTGGACGCGGTCGCCCTGGCGCACCACAGCGGATACCGCACGATGATGAGCCACCGCAGCGGCGAGACCGAGGACACCACCATCGCGGACCTGGCGGTGGCCGTCGGCAGCGGCCAGATCAAGACCGGCGCGCCGGCCCGCAGCGAACGGGTCGCCAAGTACAACCAGCTGTTGCGGATCGAAGAGGCGCTGGGTGATGCGGCCCGCTACGCCGGTGATCTGGCGTTCCCACGGTACGCGGTGGACCCCAAGTAG